The following are encoded together in the Glycine max cultivar Williams 82 chromosome 8, Glycine_max_v4.0, whole genome shotgun sequence genome:
- the LOC100499967 gene encoding translation machinery associated TMA7 superfamily protein, with amino-acid sequence MSTKQGGKAKPLKKPKSDKKDYDEVDMANIQKKKEEEKALKELKAKAQQKGSFGGSGLKKSGKK; translated from the exons ATGTCGACCAAGCAAG GTGGAAAAGCTAAGCCTTTGAAGAAACCCAAGTCTGATAAGAAGGATTACGACGAG GTTGACATGGCTAACATtcagaagaaaaaggaagaggagAAG GCGCTAAAGGAGTTGAAAGCCAAGGCGCAACAGAAGGGAAGCTTTGGAGGTTCTGGGCTCAAGAAAAGTGGAAAGAAATAA
- the LOC100792068 gene encoding uncharacterized protein, with product MFRWLLKPRFYSKCLSYVKFMKTRLEIIQKKKKAEQKFMKSDIAELLRSGLDYDAYIRAKGLLLEQNMLSCYELIEKFVGCLSDHVEDLTKQKDCPDECKEAVSSLMYAAARFADLPELRDLRTLFTETFGNSLEPYINKEFVEKLRQDPPTREMKIGLLYDIAQEFSVEWDDNALRQRLYTESSLCEERPNPRRDLITSKGKERDTDTLPLGRKDFNDVSLIHQNSSDDETSTELSSHDGRKGSSSNSLGSFSEDEVETKRPISSYLLIPPPYLKQKTNTGESNSKRTTHSEAAGKGKRYPSQQQEHDTGENRRLRTSHVR from the exons ATGTTTCGGTGGCTATTGAAGCCCAGGTTCTATTCAAAATG cttgtcTTACGTGAAGTTTATGAAGACTCGGCTAGAGATCatacagaagaagaagaaagcagaGCAGAAGTTTATGAAGAGTGACATCGCCGAGCTTCTTAGGAGTGGCCTTGACTATGATGCATATATAAGG GCTAAAGGACTTCTGTTGGAGCAAAATATGTTATCCTGCTATGAACTCATTGAAAAGTTTGTTGGATGCTTATCAGATCATGTTGAAGACCTAACTAAGCAGAA GGATTGCCCTGATGAGTGCAAGGAAGCTGTGTCATCATTGATGTATGCTGCTGCAAGATTTGCTGATCTGCCAGAATTGCGTGACCTCAGAACATTATTTACTGAGACATTTGGGAATTCTCTTGaaccatatataaataaagag TTTGTTGAGAAGCTGAGGCAAGATCCGCCTACGAGAGAAATGAAGATTGGACTATTATATGATATAGCACAAGAGTTCTCTGTAGAGTGGGACGACAATGCTCTGAGACAAAGACTTTATACAGAATCGTCATTATGTGAA GAGAGGCCTAATCCCAGGAGAGACTTGATCACAtccaaaggaaaagaaagagacacAGACACCCTACCTCTTGGAAGGAAAGATTTCAATGATGTCTCATTGATACACCAAAATAGTAGTGATGATGAAACAAGTACAGAACTGTCATCCCATGATGGCAGAAAGGGTAGTAGTTCAAATTCATTGGGAAGCTTTTCTGAGGATGAAGTAGAAACTAAGAGGCCAATTTCTTCCTATTTGCTCATTCCACCCCCATACCTCAAACAAAAGACCAACACAGGTGAAAGCAATTCAAAGAGAACAACACATTCTGAGGCTGCAGGCAAAGGAAAACGTTATCCTTCTCAACAACAAGAACATGATACTGGCGAAAACAGAAGGCTTAGAACATCACATGTCAGATGA